In Myxococcales bacterium, the DNA window AGACCCTCGCGCCCCAGGTGGCCGAGAGCGCCGCCTTCGTCCTGATCGGAAACGAGCTTCTGAGCGGCAAGGTCCAGGAGGAGAACCTCGTCGAGCTGGCAAAGCTGCTCAGGGCCCTCGGTATCCGCTTGAAGCGCGTCGTCATGATCCCCGACGACATCGACACGATTGCAGAGGAGGTTGCGCTGTGCAGCCGCACGCACGACATCGTGTTCACGAGCGGGGGGGTCGGACCCACCCACGACGACCTGACGCTGGATGCGGTCGCCAAGGCCTTCGAAGTCGAGCTCTGCCTGAACGAGACGATGGCGGACATGCTCCGGAATGCCTACGGCGAGCGCTGCACCGAGCATCACCTGCGTATGGCGCGCGCGCCCGAGGGCGCGGTGTTGGCCACCACGCCCGA includes these proteins:
- a CDS encoding competence/damage-inducible protein A, which gives rise to MSREDEHETLAPQVAESAAFVLIGNELLSGKVQEENLVELAKLLRALGIRLKRVVMIPDDIDTIAEEVALCSRTHDIVFTSGGVGPTHDDLTLDAVAKAFEVELCLNETMADMLRNAYGERCTEHHLRMARAPEGAVLATTPEERWPTVVMRNVWILPGVPQIFRSKLTVVRTWVRGQEAFCSRAVLTRLDEGNLKPLLDQVVSEHPKVEVGSYPKWFDATYKTKITFDSRDSAAVDAAVLAFVALVPSDGIVRME